A genomic window from Silene latifolia isolate original U9 population chromosome Y, ASM4854445v1, whole genome shotgun sequence includes:
- the LOC141633775 gene encoding uncharacterized protein LOC141633775 isoform X2 has product MATSSTPSNKSLGKDSWLRSVMDKCILKDDGSNFLEWESNIKSAALSDNVLTYLTDAPPIKPGPRASSAVRTAYDDHVRMSNDIKNVLIWSMSPKLKLSCISLNAYEIFARMITMFSQTPKVRQYDAAACFFEAKLERGQKVGPHLLKMVEYVDILERLGYNIPKTLVVDRILHSIRTKFAHFRVNYNMNGIDKSYHEIHELLTQAERDMEASGSDNRDVLTMKLKNMSLGVKKGKGKEKPQFKKSSKKHNKGKGKAVENGNPKAKSVKLSETECFHCNGKGHYRRSCPKYLEDLKEGHVTPIGFKGRASTSKR; this is encoded by the exons atggcaacttcttcaactccatcgaataaatcactaggcaaagattcatggttaaggtccgtaatggacaaatgtatcttaaaagatgacggtagtaactttcttgaatgggaatccaacatcaaaagcgccgcgttgtccgacaatgtgctcacttacttaaccgatgctcctcccatcaagcccggtccaagggcttcatcggcggtgcggaccgcctatgatgaccatgtgaggatgtcgaatgatatcaagaatgtgttgatatggtcgatgtctccaaagctcaagctttcatgcatttctttaaatgcgtacgagatattcgctcgtatgattactatgttttcacaaacacctaaagtccgtcaatacgatgcagCGGcatgcttctttgaagctaagcttgagaggggccaaaaggttggtccccatttactcaaaatggtcgaatatgtcgacatcctagagcgtctagggtataatattcctaagactcttgtggtggatcgtatcctccactcaatTCGCACCAAGTTTGCCCATTTTAGGgtgaactacaacatgaatggcatcgataagagttatcatgaaattcatgaacTCCTCACCCAAGctgagagggatatggaagctagtgggagtgataatagggatgttttaaccatgaagttaaagaacatgtcccttggagttaagaaaggaaaggggaaggaaaagcctcaattcaagaaatcgtcaaagaaacataacaagggaaaggggaaggccgttgagaatggcaatcccaaggcaaaaagtgtcaaactctccgagaccgaatgtttccattgtaatgggaaggggcattataggagaagTTGTCCCAAATatttggaggatctcaaggaagggcatgtgacgcctattg ggtttaagggacgtgcgagcactagcaaaaggtga
- the LOC141633775 gene encoding uncharacterized protein LOC141633775 isoform X1 translates to MATSSTPSNKSLGKDSWLRSVMDKCILKDDGSNFLEWESNIKSAALSDNVLTYLTDAPPIKPGPRASSAVRTAYDDHVRMSNDIKNVLIWSMSPKLKLSCISLNAYEIFARMITMFSQTPKVRQYDAAACFFEAKLERGQKVGPHLLKMVEYVDILERLGYNIPKTLVVDRILHSIRTKFAHFRVNYNMNGIDKSYHEIHELLTQAERDMEASGSDNRDVLTMKLKNMSLGVKKGKGKEKPQFKKSSKKHNKGKGKAVENGNPKAKSVKLSETECFHCNGKGHYRRSCPKYLEDLKEGHVTPIGIIYSLYVIDVNYACTST, encoded by the coding sequence atggcaacttcttcaactccatcgaataaatcactaggcaaagattcatggttaaggtccgtaatggacaaatgtatcttaaaagatgacggtagtaactttcttgaatgggaatccaacatcaaaagcgccgcgttgtccgacaatgtgctcacttacttaaccgatgctcctcccatcaagcccggtccaagggcttcatcggcggtgcggaccgcctatgatgaccatgtgaggatgtcgaatgatatcaagaatgtgttgatatggtcgatgtctccaaagctcaagctttcatgcatttctttaaatgcgtacgagatattcgctcgtatgattactatgttttcacaaacacctaaagtccgtcaatacgatgcagCGGcatgcttctttgaagctaagcttgagaggggccaaaaggttggtccccatttactcaaaatggtcgaatatgtcgacatcctagagcgtctagggtataatattcctaagactcttgtggtggatcgtatcctccactcaatTCGCACCAAGTTTGCCCATTTTAGGgtgaactacaacatgaatggcatcgataagagttatcatgaaattcatgaacTCCTCACCCAAGctgagagggatatggaagctagtgggagtgataatagggatgttttaaccatgaagttaaagaacatgtcccttggagttaagaaaggaaaggggaaggaaaagcctcaattcaagaaatcgtcaaagaaacataacaagggaaaggggaaggccgttgagaatggcaatcccaaggcaaaaagtgtcaaactctccgagaccgaatgtttccattgtaatgggaaggggcattataggagaagTTGTCCCAAATatttggaggatctcaaggaagggcatgtgacgcctattggtataaTTTACTCTctttatgtgatagacgttaattatgcttgcacttccacttag